Genomic window (Bacillota bacterium):
GTTATATCTGAAAAAAGACTGGACGAATCGGTCGACAGGATACTTGACGCAAAAAGTCGATTGAAACAGCAGCGTTTCGAGAACATGGGTGTTGATGAATTACAAAAGCACAGGGTTTTTGCTAAAAAAGTCAGCCGGGGGAGCATTACACTTATAAAGGATGCAAACAGACTACTTCCATTAGACTCAAAGGATGATAAAACGCTTGTAATATCCACTCAGCCTAAAGTCACCAGCAATGCTGATGACAGATTAAAGTCCAATACAAGTTTTGCTGAATGGTATGCAAATAAAACAGAAGCAAAAAGCTATACTATCTCCGCTGAGCCGACGGACGAGGAGATAGAAAACGTTTTAGTTATGGCGGGAAACTATAAAAAAGTTATTATTGCAACCTACAATGCTGGGATTTATACTGCACAGGCAAAACTTGTTCGTGAGCTTTACAGGCAAAACAAGAATTTGATTGTAGTTATGCTGAGAAATCCATATGATATTAAATGTTTTCCTGAAATTTCGTGCTGTGTAGCTGCTTATGAATATACGCCGCTGTCAGTGGAAAGTGTGACCGAAGCTCTCACAGGTAAAATCCCGTTTCAGGGAGTTTTGCCGGTAAAATTATAATAAAAATAGGTGAAATTACATGAACATAGGCAGCCTTACTACAGAACAAATGAATGAAAAATCCAGTCATATCGACAATTGCAGCATACCTGAAATTCTCCAGATAATTAATGAGGAAGATGGCAGGGTGCACATTGCCGTTCAGAAGGAGATAGGGCATATTTCGGCGGCTGTTGAGCAGATCGTAAAAAGCTTTAAAGCCGGAGGCAGGCTGTTTTATGTTGGTGCAGGCACCAGCGGACGGCTTGGCATTCTTGACGCGGCTGAATGCCCGCCTACCTACAGCACAGAGCCGAATATGGTGCAGGCAATAATAGCCGGAGGAAAAGATGCTGTATTTTCTGCTGTTGAAGGCGCGGAAGACGATTTGCAGGCGGGGGCTGATGAAATTGTTCGACGTGGGGTGAATGAACATGACACAGTGGTCGGGATCGCTGCAAGCGGAATCACTTCGTTTGTTATCGGGGCGATCAGACAGGCTAAACGACTAGGTGCGTCTACGGTTGGAATCAGCTGTAACCCAGACTCTTTGCTTGAAAAAGAGGTTGACTTTCCCATAACCCCTGTCGTAGGCCCCGAAGTTGTCACGGGGTCGACTCGGATGAAATCAGGCACTGCACAGAAACTAGTGCTCAATATGCTGAGTACCTGTACTATGATTAAATTGGGCAAGGTGTACGGCAATCTTATGGTCGACGTAAAGCCCAGTAATCAGAAACTGATCAACCGCTGTATACGCATAGTAATGAAAGTGTGCGGCGTGTCAGACGCAGATGCCCAGAATGCGCTTGAGAAATTCGGATACAATCCCAAAAAGGCTATAATTCTACTTAAAACGCAGTCATCGCCAGATCAGGTGGAAGAAGCACTTAGTAAAGCTGACGGCTTAGTTTCCGGCGCCATCGAATACATACTAAAAAAGTAATAAGAGGTGTCAAGTGTGAGCTTTTTAATAGGGATAGACGGCGGTGGAACAAAAACCATTCTCAAAATTGCTGATTTAGACGGGAAAATTATAAATTCAGTCACCGGAGGCCCGTGCAACATCAACTCATCCGATTCTGAAAACATTGAAGTAATGCTTTCTTCGCTTTTATCAAAAGCAACACGGGATATCGGGCTGGATTTAGAAGACTGCGCCTATCTATGTATCGGAACTGCAGGCGCAGGACGGGAAAATGACAGAAAACGGGTAAAAAAAATAATTCGCTCCGCCGGGTATAAAGGTGCTTTAAAAGTGACAGACGATGCCGTTACTGTGCTTAGAGCAGGGGTCGAACACGAAGGGATTATTTTGGTTTCCGGCACTGGATCTATATGTATGGGATGCACAAGTGAAGGAAAAGTTGCGCGCGTCGGTGGATGGGGACATATAATAGGGGACGAGGGCAGCGGATATGCAGCTGCCGTATTAATTTTAAAGGCTGTTATGCATGCGTATGACGGACGGGGACTGAATACTAAGCTTAAAAATCTAGTGCTGGGACATCTTGATTTTGAAAATGAGGAACAGCTAATCGCTTATGTCTATCAGCAGGGAAACGGCAAAAATGAAATTGCTGAAATTTCTGAGATGTTGGTGCCTGCTTGCGAGGAAGGCGATAGCGCTGCAATCGCTATCATCAAGTTTTTAGGAAAAGAACTTGTTGAGCAGGTTAGCACGGTTGCCGGCAGACTTGGATTTGAAAAACGGCAATGTCCGCTTGTAATAAGCGGTGGATTTATAAACAATAATCGTTTTTTGCTTGAAGAGGTTCGAGAGCTTATTAAACAGCAGTATCCGCTTATGAAAATCGAGAAGCT
Coding sequences:
- the murQ gene encoding N-acetylmuramic acid 6-phosphate etherase gives rise to the protein MNIGSLTTEQMNEKSSHIDNCSIPEILQIINEEDGRVHIAVQKEIGHISAAVEQIVKSFKAGGRLFYVGAGTSGRLGILDAAECPPTYSTEPNMVQAIIAGGKDAVFSAVEGAEDDLQAGADEIVRRGVNEHDTVVGIAASGITSFVIGAIRQAKRLGASTVGISCNPDSLLEKEVDFPITPVVGPEVVTGSTRMKSGTAQKLVLNMLSTCTMIKLGKVYGNLMVDVKPSNQKLINRCIRIVMKVCGVSDADAQNALEKFGYNPKKAIILLKTQSSPDQVEEALSKADGLVSGAIEYILKK
- a CDS encoding BadF/BadG/BcrA/BcrD ATPase family protein is translated as MSFLIGIDGGGTKTILKIADLDGKIINSVTGGPCNINSSDSENIEVMLSSLLSKATRDIGLDLEDCAYLCIGTAGAGRENDRKRVKKIIRSAGYKGALKVTDDAVTVLRAGVEHEGIILVSGTGSICMGCTSEGKVARVGGWGHIIGDEGSGYAAAVLILKAVMHAYDGRGLNTKLKNLVLGHLDFENEEQLIAYVYQQGNGKNEIAEISEMLVPACEEGDSAAIAIIKFLGKELVEQVSTVAGRLGFEKRQCPLVISGGFINNNRFLLEEVRELIKQQYPLMKIEKLTGDAADGAVLLAVDELKNTYN